In Myotis daubentonii chromosome 16, mMyoDau2.1, whole genome shotgun sequence, one DNA window encodes the following:
- the LOC132219347 gene encoding phosphofurin acidic cluster sorting protein 2-like, whose amino-acid sequence MRFLVIPLGPHPLASYLGSMDCRYNNLFQDLYWRDMFNNLESENTLQDTQDVVSRISEYVAGANCVYLLPIAEAILMSKQQRPNEKSTQLIPFVGAVKVGRVEPSAAMSGGSDDVVLSWCGELLSPTGKASPNTLSPTSMSGGLSSTSQSVHAQMMELQVDYWTAVQPIDTKRVAEKKQLPTTKNTLKCFFQSVHVSRLPRSGEGTATPAMSMTVVTKERKKKAPKKTTDEDVESQSQCIQGIGRLVCRAKHQQSMLPVVIDGVEWNDVAFFQLSAQWSSHVKHFPICIFGHNNPTF is encoded by the coding sequence atgcgcttcctggtcatcccgctgggtccccaccccttggccagctACCTGGGCTCCATGGATTGCCGCTACAACAACTTATTCCAGGACCTGTACTGGCGGGACATGTTCAACAACCTGGAGTCTGAGAACaccttgcaggacacacaggacgtTGTGTCGAGAATCTCTGAGTACGTTGCGGGGGCCAACTGTGTCtacctgctgcccattgctgaggccattctcatgtctaagcagcagcgccccaatgaaaagtccacacagctcatcccctttgtgggggcagtgaaggttggaagagtggaACCATCTGCAGCCATGTCAGGAGGCTCAGATGATGTAGTCCTCTCATGGTGCGGTGAGCTTCTGTCCCCTACCGGGAAGGCCTCACCCAACACACTCTCCCCCACATCAatgagtgggggcctgtcctccaccagccagagtgtccatgcacagatgatggagctgcaggtggattactggacagcAGTCCAGCCAATAGATACAAAGAGAGTCGCAGAGAAGAAACAGCTGCCTACCACCAAAAACACACTCAagtgcttcttccagtctgtccatgtcagcaggctgccccgcagtggtgagggcacagcaacacctgccatgtccatgactgtggtcaccaaggagagaaaaaagaaggcgcccaagaaaaccacggacgaggatgtggagtcccaaagccagtgcatccagggcatTGGTCGCCTGGTTTGCAGGGCCAAGCACCAGCAGAGCATGCTGCCGGTCGTCATCGATGGTGTGGAGTGGAATGACGTGGCGTTTTTCCAGTTGTCcgcccagtggtcctcccacgtcaagcacttccccatctgcatcttcggacacaacaatcccaccttctag